From Coffea arabica cultivar ET-39 chromosome 2e, Coffea Arabica ET-39 HiFi, whole genome shotgun sequence, the proteins below share one genomic window:
- the LOC113732292 gene encoding phenylacetaldehyde reductase-like, producing the protein MSGAGKVVGVTGASGYVASWLVKLLLERGYTVKASVRDLNDPDNIEHLISLDGAKERLHLFVADLMKDGSFDEVVDGCEGVFHTASPFKPVVSDPEAELLDPAVKGTLNVLQSCARVSSVKRVVVTSSIASVAYNQEAKDGVVVDESWFSEPSYCVERKLWYVLSKTLAETAAWKFSKEHGIDMITIHPSWIIGPHLQPSINTSVQLILSLLNGDESFPYANFRWVDVRDVAHAHILAYENPSASGRYCLVERAAHTSQVIKILQELYPTHHFPDKLSHDSILINPDYSVSNEKAKALGVQFIPLEESLKDTIEGFKKKNLVSI; encoded by the exons ATGAGCGGAGCAGGGAAGGTGGTTGGTGTGACGGGAGCTTCAGGGTACGTAGCTTCATGGCTGGTGAAGCTGCTGCTTGAGCGGGGTTACACTGTTAAAGCTTCCGTTCGTGACCTCA ATGATCCAGACAACATAGAacatttgatttcacttgatgGAGCCAAGGAAAGGCTTCACTTGTTTGTTGCTGACTTGATGAAAGATGGATCATTTGATGAAGTGGTTGATGGATGTGAAGGTGTTTTTCATACTGCATCTCCATTCAAACCTGTAGTTAGTGATCCAGAG GCAGAATTGTTGGACCCTGCAGTAAAGGGAACTCTGAATGTGCTACAATCATGTGCAAGAGTTTCATCTGTCAAAAGAGTGGTAGTGACATCTTCTATAGCCTCGGTTGCATACAACCAAGAAGCGAAGGATGGTGTTGTAGTTGATGAAAGTTGGTTTTCAGAGCCATCATACTGTGTAGAACGCAAG CTCTGGTATGTACTTTCAAAAACGTTGGCAGAGACTGCTGCATGGAAGTTCTCAAAGGAGCATGGCATTGATATGATTACAATTCATCCATCATGGATCATTGGTCCTCACTTGCAGCCTTCTATCAATACAAGTGTGCAATTGATCCTGAGCCTACTAAATG GGGATGAATCATTTCCTTACGCAAATTTTAGATGGGTTGATGTTAGAGATGTTGCCCATGCACATATTCTTGCCTATGAAAACCCTTCTGCAAGTGGAAGATATTGTCTTGTTGAGAGAGCTGCACACACCTCTCAGGTGATCAAGATTTTGCAAGAACTTTATCCTACTCATCATTTTCCAGACAA GCTTTCACATGACAGCATCCTCATTAATCCAGACTACTCAGTATCGAATGAGAAGGCAAAAGCTTTGGGAGTTCAGTTCATTCCTTTGGAGGAGAGCCTAAAGGATACTATTGAAGGCTTCAAGAAGAAGAATTTAGTCAGTATTTAG
- the LOC140036960 gene encoding uncharacterized protein, whose product MSSMPEASDRSALVVSSNLTALGAQLSEMLGKFNELSAEMAAQRRVIDQLVACKSGGGVPNDQEPVDNHPPVQDHQLPHTSNVQTNSLLSFTNSLDNTFTRLNQDLSYMHLNYTMMNPTTSQIPQTIPQANLNVPPNPQGHYHYITEPFVWDTASQGKAAMEEQPAPIDKDLLRRLDRFDEFMKKNQGLSRHGRLDYDELCLFLDIQLPLGFKTPKFSKYDGTENPKMHLKMFANKLGKPMDDENLAMHLFSESLEGDALNWYSNLKSGEVKIWLDLSTAFVKQYEFNCELAPTCTTLEGAKRKPSEDHMTYAKQWRKLAAKVEPPMTEEEIVRTFIKAHDPPYFEEIFRMTGSSFAAIINKLEEYDEFVKVGKIVNISALKL is encoded by the coding sequence ATGAGTTCAATGCCAGAAGCTTCGGATAGATCTGCCCTAGTTGTGTCATCAAATTTGACTGCTTTGGGAGCTCAGTTAAGTGAAATGCTTGGTAAGTTTAATGAATTGAGTGCTGAAATGGCTGCACAAAGGCGAGTAATTGATCAGTTGGTTGCATGCAAAAGTGGAGGTGGTGTCCCGAATGACCAAGAACCTGTTGATAATCACCCACCTGTACAAGACCATCAACTGCCTCACACATCCAATGTCCAAACAAATTCCCTTCTATCTTTCACTAATTCTCTCGACAATACCTTTACCCGATTGAATCAAGACCTTTCCTATATGCATCTGAATTACACGATGATGAACCCAACCACTAGTCAAATCCCTCAAACCATTCCGCAAGCCAATCTGAATGTTCCTCCCAACCCCCAAGGACACTACCACTATATTACAGAACCCTTTGTATGGGATACTGCATCTCAAGGAAAGGCGGCAATGGAGGAACAACCCGCACCTATTGACAAGGACCTGTTGCGAAGATTGGATCGATTCGATGAATTTATGAAAAAGAATCAAGGATTGAGCAGGCATGGTAGGTTGGACTACGATGAGTTGTGTCTTTTTCTAGATATTCAGTTGCCGTTGGGATTCAAGACCCCCAAGTTCAGTAAGTATGATGGAACTGAAAATCCTAAGATGCATCTCAAgatgtttgccaacaagttaggTAAACCCATGGATGATGAAAATTTGGCTATGCATCTATTTTCAGAAAGTTTGGAGGGAGATGCCCTAAAttggtattcaaatttgaaGTCTGGAGAGGTCAAGATCTGGTTAGATCTGTCAACAGCTTTTGTGAAGCAATATGAATTTAACTGTGAGTTAGCACCGACATGTACAACACTGGAGGGTGCGAAAAGAAAGCCATCGGAAGATCACATGACCTACGCAAAGCAGTGGAGAAAATTAGCAGCTAAGGTGGAACCTCCTATGACTGAGGAGGAGATTGTTCGTACTTTCATCAAGGCTCATGACCCACCTTACTTTGAAGAGatctttcgcatgactggaagTTCGTTTGCCGCTATTATTAACAAATTGGAGGAGTACGATGAATTTGTCAAGGTAGGGAAGATTGTTAACATATCGGCATTGAAGTTGTAG
- the LOC140036198 gene encoding uncharacterized protein — MLITNNANNFNIDMVDGLCEQFKVRHQNSAIHRPQVTGAMKAANKNLKKIIRKMTEVHRNWHEKLPYALMAYRTTIRTSIGATPYSLMYGMEAVLPAEVDIPSLRILRKLR, encoded by the coding sequence ATGCTGATCACTAACAATGCAAATAATTTCAATATTGATATGGTGGATGGACTATGTGAACAGTTTAAGGTTAGGCATCAAAATTCTGCTATTCACAGACCTCAGGTGACTGGAGCCATGAAAGCCGCaaataagaatttgaagaagatcaTTCGTAAGATGACTGAAGTACACCGGAATTGGCATGAGAAACTGCCTTATGCATTGATGGCATACAGAACTACGATCAGGACTTCTATCGGAGCAACTCCTTACTCTcttatgtatggaatggaagcagtATTGCCTGCAGAAGTTGATATTCCTTCCTTGCGCATTTTAAGGAAACTCAGATAG
- the LOC113732293 gene encoding phenylacetaldehyde reductase-like yields MSGAGKVVCVTGASGYVASWLVKMLLECGYTVKASVRDLNDPDKMEHLISLDGAKERLHLFAADLMKDGSFDEMVDGCEGVFLTAYPLKPVVSDPEAELLDPAVKGTLNVLQSCARVSSVKRVVVTSSMASIAYNRELKNGVVVDESWFSEASYSVERKLWYILSRTLAETAAWNFSKEHGIEMITIHPSWIVGPHLQPSINISVQLILNLLNGDESFPYATFNWVDVRDVAYAHVLAFENPSASGRYCLVERAAHTSQVIKILQGLYPTHQFPDKFSHDSILINPDYSVSNEKAKALGVEFIPLEESLKDTIEGFKKKNLVSL; encoded by the exons ATGAGCGGAGCAGGGAAGGTGGTTTGTGTGACGGGAGCGTCAGGGTACGTAGCTTCATGGCTGGTGAAGATGCTGCTTGAGTGTGGTTACACTGTTAAAGCTTCCGTTCGTGACCTCA ATGACCCAGACAAGATGGAacatttgatttcacttgatgGAGCTAAAGAAAGGCTTCACTTGTTTGCTGCTGACTTGATGAAAGATGGATCATTTGATGAAATGGTTGATGGATGTGAAGGTGTTTTCCTTACTGCATATCCACTCAAACCTGTAGTTAGTGACCCAGAG GCAGAATTGTTGGACCCTGCGGTAAAGGGAACTCTGAATGTGCTACAATCATGTGCAAGAGTTTCATCTGTCAAAAGAGTAGTAGTAACATCTTCTATGGCCTCAATTGCATACAACCGAGAGTTGAAGAATGGTGTTGTAGTTGATGAAAGTTGGTTTTCAGAGGCTTCATACAGTGTAGAGCGCAAG CTCTGGTATATACTTTCGAGAACGTTGGCAGAGACTGCTGCATGGAACTTCTCGAAGGAGCATGGCATTGAAATGATTACAATTCATCCATCATGGATAGTTGGTCCTCACTTGCAGCCTTCTATCAATATAAGTGTGCAATTGATCCTGAACCTACTAAATG GAGACGAATCATTTCCTTATGCAACTTTTAATTGGGTTGATGTTAGAGATGTTGCCTATGCACATGTTCTTGCCTTTGAAAACCCTTCTGCAAGTGGAAGATACTGTCTTGTTGAGAGAGCTGCACACACCTCTCAGGTGATCAAGATTTTGCAAGGACTTTATCCTACTCATCAATTTCCAGACAA GTTTTCACATGATAGCATCCTCATTAATCCAGACTACTCAGTGTCCAATGAGAAGGCAAAAGCTTTGGGAGTAGAGTTCATTCCTTTGGAGGAGAGCCTAAAGGATACTATTGAAGGCTTCAAGAAGAAGAATTTAGTGAGCCTTTAG